ATCTGCAATTCCTCCCGCTGCAATCACCGGTAGGGAGACGGCATCAACAACCTGGGGAAGCAAAGCGAATGTGGAAACCTCCCCAATGTGCCCTCCGGATTCGCTTCCCTCGGCAATCAGAGCATCAACGCCGATTCTCTCCAAACGGATTGCGAGGGCTACGGAGGCAACAACGGGAATCACCTTTATCCCCGCTGATTTCAAATCGGGGATATAAACCCCAGGATTGCCCGCTCCCGTCGTTATAACAGCTGGTCTCTCCTCCAAAATTACCTTCATCTGCTCCTCAACGAACTCCGACATAAGCATTATGTTGACACCAAAGGGTTTATTTGTTAGGGAACGAGCTTTCCTGATTTCCTCCCTCAAAATCTCGCCAGGCATACCACCAGCTCCAATTATTCCCAAGCCTCCTGCCTCTGAAACTGCTGCCGCCAGTTCAGCTGTTGCCACCCAGGCCATACCACCTTGCAGAATTGGATATTCTATGCCTAAAAGCTCACAAACTCTCGTCCTGAACATCTTCCCCTCACCACCTTATAAGATAAGCGCCCCAAGTTAGTCCCGCGCCAAAGCCAACCAGCATCACATAATCTCCGCTTTTGATTCTTCCCTGCTCCAAAGCCTCATAAAGGGCGAGGGGTATAGAGGCGGCGGAAGTGTTTCCGTAGCGTTGAACATTGACGAAGAATTTCTCCTCGGGTATTCCCAGATTTCTTGCTGCTGTGTTTATTATACGGATATTTGCTTGATGAGGAATAAACAAGCTTATCTCCTCCTTTGTTATATTCGCCTTCTCCAAGACGGAAAGAACCGCGTCCTCTATCACCCTGACAGCTAAGCGAAAGACCTCTGGACCGTTGAGCTTCATATAATGGAGACGCTCCTCTACCGTCTTATGAGAAGCGGGATTTCTTGAGCCACCAGCGGGGATAAGCAAATCATCCACACGGGAGCCATCGGAACGCAAATAGAAATTTAACAATTCCCCTTGTCCTTTATAAATGGATACGACAGCTGCGCCAGCTGCATCGCCGAATAGGATGCAGGAAGACCTATCCTGCCAATCCGTTACTTTGGATAGAACATCGCTTCCTACAACGAGGACATTCTCGTAAACGCCCGTCGCCACATACCCATAAGCAACCGATAAGGAATAAATGAAGCCAGTGCATCCCGCCTCAATGTCCATTGCTCCTGCTTTTCTCGCTCCTAATCTATCCTGCAGGATACAGGCTGTAGCGGGGAAGGGATAGTCAAAAGTTACACCGCAGACGATTATCAAATCCAAGTCCTCGGGCTCAATTTTAGCCCTCTCTAAAGCTACCTTGGCTGCCTCAAAGGCTAAGTCAGAGGAAGCTTGCCAATCCTCTGCGATTCTCCTTTCCTTTATACCCGTTCGGGTGGTAATCCACTCATCAGTAGTATCAACCATTTTCTCCAAATCCTTATTAGTTAAAATCCTTTGTGGAACATAGGCACCAACTCCGTCTATTCCTACCCTTCTCATCCTCCAATCAACTCCTTTCGGCGGAAAGAGCGGAAATTATTTTGCCTATCATATCCATCTCCACTGCCTCCTTTGCCACAAGTATAGCCTGCCTTATCGCTTTCGCCCTTGACCTCCCATGGCTCTTAATCAATATATGTGGGACGCCAAGTATGGGCGCCCCACCATACTCAGCGTAATCAAAATAAGGTATCAACTTCCCCACATCCATTCCCAGCTCCTTTATATAATAGAGGGCGAGCTGGGCTAAACCCTCACTGCTCTTGAGAACGACATTGCCCACGAATCCATCACAAACCACTACATCTACTTTACCGCTGAATATGTCCTTGCCCTCCACATTTCCGATGAAATTAAGAGATGATTTTTCCAAAAGCTGATATGCTGATGTTGTCAATCTGTTCCCCTTGCCCGTTTCCTCACCGATATTCAATAATCCGATGCGTGGATTTTGGATATGGAGAATTTGGGAAGCATATATATTTCCCATGATAGCGAAGTGAAGGAGGTGTTCGGGCTTGCAATCCACATTCGCCCCTGCGTCAAGGAGAAGAAATCTACCACCTATACAGGGCATAGGGGCAGCGATTGCGGGACGAGAAATTCCCTTTATTTTCCCCCAAGTTAGGAGGGAACCGAGCACCGCTGCCCCAGTATGACCAGCGGTAATTACCGCCTGCGCCCTCCCTTCCTTTACAGCCCTTAAAGCCACCATCAGGGAAGAGTCCTGCTTTTTCCTCACAACTGTGGGCTTTTCCTCCACACTTATCGTTTGAGAGGCAGGTAAAATCTCTATGCCCTCCCCTCCCTCTATCTCTTTCTCCAGGAGGGAGGGCTCTCCAACGAGTATTATTCGTAAATTCTCATCAAGTGAAAGGGCTTCCTTCGCCCCTTTAATGATCTCACTCGGGGCGAAATCGCCCCCCATAGCGTCAACCGCTATGGAAATCTTCTCCTTCACTTCTCCTTAACTTCTTCCAGGACGAGGTTCCCCTTATAGTAGCCACAGGAAGGACATACGCGATGAGCCTGCTTCAAGGCGTGGCAATGGGGACAAATGGAAATTCCTCCCCAATTAAGGGATAACCATCTCGCCTTCCTATGGGCTGTCCTTGAGTGAGAGAAACGCCTCTTCGGATTAGCCAACTCTCATACCTCCTTTTTTCTTGTATTCTAATAGTTTCTGCCAGCGGGGGTCGACCTTTTTACCGCTACATTCACACTCTCCCTCGTTTAAATTCTTGCCACAATAAGGGCACAACCCTTTGCAATCGGGAGAGCAAAGGGGCGCCAAGGGAAGAGCCAATATTATATTTTGGCGTAAAAGCTCCGTTAAATCAAGAACATAACCCTCAAAAATTGAGCGGATATCCTCGTCGTCCGTTAACAAATTGCCCTTAGTGTCAAGCATCAAATCCTGACGCGTATAAGCTTCCTGGAAGGAGAACTCCAAAGGGAAGGGAAACCTTTTCAAACAACGGACGCATTCCGCCATAATAGTGGTCTTAAATTCCCCTTCAATGACAATAGACCTGTTCGTATTGGAGAATTTGAAATCCGCGACCACGGGTTCTAAGAGCTCCACTCCCTCCACTTCTATGTTCTCCTCCAAGTGAAAGGGAATCACCGCCCCAGGGGATTTTATCAGTTCAGATAGGTCAAGTTTCATTTTAAACACTCCTTTTCTTTATATTAGAAACAATCCTGGCAGTCTCCTGCGCTA
The bacterium genome window above contains:
- the fabK gene encoding enoyl-[acyl-carrier-protein] reductase FabK — protein: MFRTRVCELLGIEYPILQGGMAWVATAELAAAVSEAGGLGIIGAGGMPGEILREEIRKARSLTNKPFGVNIMLMSEFVEEQMKVILEERPAVITTGAGNPGVYIPDLKSAGIKVIPVVASVALAIRLERIGVDALIAEGSESGGHIGEVSTFALLPQVVDAVSLPVIAAGGIADGRGFLAAFALGAEGVQMGTRFVCSTECTVHPAYKEAIIKARDRDTVVTGRPTGHPVRCIRNKLTRKFEELESRCAPPEELEELGRGRLRAAAVDGDVEYGSVMAGEISGLIKDIKPVKQIIQDIITEAEELLANLYKKYGERDA
- a CDS encoding ketoacyl-ACP synthase III; the encoded protein is MRRVGIDGVGAYVPQRILTNKDLEKMVDTTDEWITTRTGIKERRIAEDWQASSDLAFEAAKVALERAKIEPEDLDLIIVCGVTFDYPFPATACILQDRLGARKAGAMDIEAGCTGFIYSLSVAYGYVATGVYENVLVVGSDVLSKVTDWQDRSSCILFGDAAGAAVVSIYKGQGELLNFYLRSDGSRVDDLLIPAGGSRNPASHKTVEERLHYMKLNGPEVFRLAVRVIEDAVLSVLEKANITKEEISLFIPHQANIRIINTAARNLGIPEEKFFVNVQRYGNTSAASIPLALYEALEQGRIKSGDYVMLVGFGAGLTWGAYLIRW
- the plsX gene encoding phosphate acyltransferase PlsX, whose product is MSIAVDAMGGDFAPSEIIKGAKEALSLDENLRIILVGEPSLLEKEIEGGEGIEILPASQTISVEEKPTVVRKKQDSSLMVALRAVKEGRAQAVITAGHTGAAVLGSLLTWGKIKGISRPAIAAPMPCIGGRFLLLDAGANVDCKPEHLLHFAIMGNIYASQILHIQNPRIGLLNIGEETGKGNRLTTSAYQLLEKSSLNFIGNVEGKDIFSGKVDVVVCDGFVGNVVLKSSEGLAQLALYYIKELGMDVGKLIPYFDYAEYGGAPILGVPHILIKSHGRSRAKAIRQAILVAKEAVEMDMIGKIISALSAERS
- the rpmF gene encoding 50S ribosomal protein L32 — its product is MANPKRRFSHSRTAHRKARWLSLNWGGISICPHCHALKQAHRVCPSCGYYKGNLVLEEVKEK
- a CDS encoding DUF177 domain-containing protein, which gives rise to MKLDLSELIKSPGAVIPFHLEENIEVEGVELLEPVVADFKFSNTNRSIVIEGEFKTTIMAECVRCLKRFPFPLEFSFQEAYTRQDLMLDTKGNLLTDDEDIRSIFEGYVLDLTELLRQNIILALPLAPLCSPDCKGLCPYCGKNLNEGECECSGKKVDPRWQKLLEYKKKGGMRVG